One region of Carya illinoinensis cultivar Pawnee chromosome 8, C.illinoinensisPawnee_v1, whole genome shotgun sequence genomic DNA includes:
- the LOC122319078 gene encoding endoribonuclease YBEY, chloroplastic isoform X2 produces the protein MSLSLSLPNKTKANPSSRLKLTFLLPLRLLFMLSRLSSLLRNLHPPPLLSSRSPSMARVLSLPTPLPLSLAPKTITSIRVSAQSGFLINTNSLRVSPSLKSSLCDRGFNSLCREDGRGLAPLGRVWASQREYRKVRRRASRSKVKELELNVSICIEEDLPDDAEILSITEMLRLNVPMAMKLAFDGLKDSAYKTRDAAISDVGGFENVELSLLLCNDEFICKLNKEWRDEDHPTDVLSMSQHAPELKLPILMLGDIVISVETAARQAEERGHTLLDEIRILMVHGLLHLLGFDHEISEEAEAEMEKEEERLLKSLRWKGKGLIQSAYDAETNANSHNEYTDDRKKEGSLRFYKPKFNYIFCDMDGTLLNSRSQISSANVKALKEAVSRGVKVVIATGKARSAVISILKMVDLSGKDGVVSEFSPGVFLQGLLVYGRQGREVFRRNLDPDVCREACLYSWENKIPLIAFTKDRCLTLFNHSLVDSVHTIYHEPKAEIMPSVEHLLAAADIQKMIFLDTPVGVATTLRPYWTEATRDRATVVQAVPDMLEIVPHGTSKGSGVKILLDHLGITAEEVMAIGDGENDVEMLELASLGVALSNGSEKTKAVANVIGDSNDEDGVADAIYRYAF, from the exons ATGTCATTGTCACTGTCACTGCCCAACAAGACCAAAGCAAACCCGAGCTCAAGGCTCAAGCTGACATTCCTCCTTCCTCTAAGGCTCCTCTTTATGCTTTCACGCCTCTCCTCTCTCCTCCGCAACCTCCACCCACCTCCGCTTCTCTCTTCGAGGTCTCCTTCAATGGCGCGTGTCCTCTCGCTCCCCACTCCGCTCCCTCTTAGCCTCGCTCCCAAGACCATTACGTCCATCCGTGTCTCCGCGCAGTCAGGCTTTCTTATCAATACGAATAGTCTGCGTGTCTCTCCGTCTCTGAAATCTTCGCTTTGCGATCGGGGGTTCAACTCTCTTTGCAGAGAAGATGGGAGGGGTTTGGCGCCGCTGGGAAGGGTTTGGGCCTCTCAGAGAGAGTATCGGAAGGTGAGGAGGCGGGCTTCGAGAAGCAAGGTGAAAGAGTTGGAGCTCAATGTCAGTATTTGCATCGAAGAAGATTTGCCAGACGATGCTGAAATTCTG AGTATCACAGAAATGCTTCGTTTAAACGTTCCAATGGCAATGAAATTAGCATTTGATGGCTTAAAAGATTCGGCATATAAAACAAGGGATGCTGCTATAAGTGATGTTGGTGGATTTGAAAACGTAGAGTTGTCTCTGCTTCTTTGCAATGATGAGTTTATTTGCAAACTCAACAAAGAATGGAGGGATGAGGATCATCCCACTGATGTTCTCTCCATGTCACAACATGCCCCTGAACTTAAGCTTCCAATT CTTATGTTAGGTGACATTGTAATTTCTGTTGAGACAGCTGCGAGACAAGCTGAGGAAAGAGGGCATACTCTTCTTGATGAGATACGCATCCTCATG GTGCATGGGCTGTTACATCTTTTGGGATTTGATCATGAGATCAGTGAAGAGGCTGAAGCAGAAATGGAAAAGGAAGAGGAACGCCTTTTGAAGAGTCTCAGGTGGAAGGGGAAAGGATTAATTCAGAGTGCATATGATGCTGAAACAAATGCAAACTCTCATAACGAATATACAGATG ACAGGAAGAAAGAAGGCAGTCTTCGATTTTATAAACCAAAGTTCAACTATATCTTCTGTGATATGGATG GTACACTGCTAAACAGCAGAAGTCAAATTTCATCAGCAAATGTCAAGGCCCTAAAAGAGGCTGTGTCAAGGGGTGTAAAAGTGGTGATAGCCACTGGAAAA GCCCGTTCAGCTGTGATAAGCATTTTAAAAATGGTAGATTTATCTGGAAAAGATGGTGTTGTTTCAGAATTTTCTCCCGGGGTTTTCTTACAG GGATTGCTTGTTTATGGTCGACAAGGTCGTGAAGTTTTTAGAAGGAATTTAGATCCAGATGTCTGCAGGGAG GCTTGTCTTTACTCCTGGGAGAATAAAATTCCTCTCATTGCATTCACCAAAGATCGATGCTTAACCCTATTTAATCACTCACTCGTTGACTCAGTGCACACTATATATCATGAGCCAAAG GCAGAGATCATGCCATCAGTTGAGCATCTCCTCGCTGCAGCTGACATACAG AAAATGATCTTCTTAGACACTCCTGTGGGAGTGGCTACTACTTTACGGCCATACTGGACAGAAGCAACAAGAGATCGTGCCACTGTTGTTCAAGCTGTGCCAGACATGCTTGAAATTGTTCCACATGGAACTTCAAAAGGGAGTGGAGTAAAAATTCTGCTTGATCATTTGGGTATCACTGCAGAAGAG GTAATGGCTATTGGTGATGGAGAAAATGACGTTGAGATGCTTGAGCTGGCTTCTTTGGGCGTTGCTCTTAGTAATGGATCAGAGAAGACGAAAGCCGTGGCCAATGTAATTGGTGACAGCAACGATGAGGATGGCGTTGCCGATGCCATCTACCGGTATGCGTTCTGA
- the LOC122319078 gene encoding endoribonuclease YBEY, chloroplastic isoform X3, with translation MSLSLSLPNKTKANPSSRLKLTFLLPLRLLFMLSRLSSLLRNLHPPPLLSSRSPSMARVLSLPTPLPLSLAPKTITSIRVSAQSGFLINTNSLRVSPSLKSSLCDRGFNSLCREDGRGLAPLGRVWASQREYRKVRRRASRSKVKELELNVSICIEEDLPDDAEILSITEMLRLNVPMAMKLAFDGLKDSAYKTRDAAISDVGGFENVELSLLLCNDEFICKLNKEWRDEDHPTDVLSMSQHAPELKLPILMLGDIVISVETAARQAEERGHTLLDEIRILMVHGLLHLLGFDHEISEEAEAEMEKEEERLLKSLRWKGKGLIQSAYDAETNANSHNEYTDVGLLKDRKKEGSLRFYKPKFNYIFCDMDGTLLNSRSQISSANVKALKEAVSRGVKVVIATGKARSAVISILKMVDLSGKDGVVSEFSPGVFLQACLYSWENKIPLIAFTKDRCLTLFNHSLVDSVHTIYHEPKAEIMPSVEHLLAAADIQKMIFLDTPVGVATTLRPYWTEATRDRATVVQAVPDMLEIVPHGTSKGSGVKILLDHLGITAEEVMAIGDGENDVEMLELASLGVALSNGSEKTKAVANVIGDSNDEDGVADAIYRYAF, from the exons ATGTCATTGTCACTGTCACTGCCCAACAAGACCAAAGCAAACCCGAGCTCAAGGCTCAAGCTGACATTCCTCCTTCCTCTAAGGCTCCTCTTTATGCTTTCACGCCTCTCCTCTCTCCTCCGCAACCTCCACCCACCTCCGCTTCTCTCTTCGAGGTCTCCTTCAATGGCGCGTGTCCTCTCGCTCCCCACTCCGCTCCCTCTTAGCCTCGCTCCCAAGACCATTACGTCCATCCGTGTCTCCGCGCAGTCAGGCTTTCTTATCAATACGAATAGTCTGCGTGTCTCTCCGTCTCTGAAATCTTCGCTTTGCGATCGGGGGTTCAACTCTCTTTGCAGAGAAGATGGGAGGGGTTTGGCGCCGCTGGGAAGGGTTTGGGCCTCTCAGAGAGAGTATCGGAAGGTGAGGAGGCGGGCTTCGAGAAGCAAGGTGAAAGAGTTGGAGCTCAATGTCAGTATTTGCATCGAAGAAGATTTGCCAGACGATGCTGAAATTCTG AGTATCACAGAAATGCTTCGTTTAAACGTTCCAATGGCAATGAAATTAGCATTTGATGGCTTAAAAGATTCGGCATATAAAACAAGGGATGCTGCTATAAGTGATGTTGGTGGATTTGAAAACGTAGAGTTGTCTCTGCTTCTTTGCAATGATGAGTTTATTTGCAAACTCAACAAAGAATGGAGGGATGAGGATCATCCCACTGATGTTCTCTCCATGTCACAACATGCCCCTGAACTTAAGCTTCCAATT CTTATGTTAGGTGACATTGTAATTTCTGTTGAGACAGCTGCGAGACAAGCTGAGGAAAGAGGGCATACTCTTCTTGATGAGATACGCATCCTCATG GTGCATGGGCTGTTACATCTTTTGGGATTTGATCATGAGATCAGTGAAGAGGCTGAAGCAGAAATGGAAAAGGAAGAGGAACGCCTTTTGAAGAGTCTCAGGTGGAAGGGGAAAGGATTAATTCAGAGTGCATATGATGCTGAAACAAATGCAAACTCTCATAACGAATATACAGATG TCGGATTGTTAAAAGACAGGAAGAAAGAAGGCAGTCTTCGATTTTATAAACCAAAGTTCAACTATATCTTCTGTGATATGGATG GTACACTGCTAAACAGCAGAAGTCAAATTTCATCAGCAAATGTCAAGGCCCTAAAAGAGGCTGTGTCAAGGGGTGTAAAAGTGGTGATAGCCACTGGAAAA GCCCGTTCAGCTGTGATAAGCATTTTAAAAATGGTAGATTTATCTGGAAAAGATGGTGTTGTTTCAGAATTTTCTCCCGGGGTTTTCTTACAG GCTTGTCTTTACTCCTGGGAGAATAAAATTCCTCTCATTGCATTCACCAAAGATCGATGCTTAACCCTATTTAATCACTCACTCGTTGACTCAGTGCACACTATATATCATGAGCCAAAG GCAGAGATCATGCCATCAGTTGAGCATCTCCTCGCTGCAGCTGACATACAG AAAATGATCTTCTTAGACACTCCTGTGGGAGTGGCTACTACTTTACGGCCATACTGGACAGAAGCAACAAGAGATCGTGCCACTGTTGTTCAAGCTGTGCCAGACATGCTTGAAATTGTTCCACATGGAACTTCAAAAGGGAGTGGAGTAAAAATTCTGCTTGATCATTTGGGTATCACTGCAGAAGAG GTAATGGCTATTGGTGATGGAGAAAATGACGTTGAGATGCTTGAGCTGGCTTCTTTGGGCGTTGCTCTTAGTAATGGATCAGAGAAGACGAAAGCCGTGGCCAATGTAATTGGTGACAGCAACGATGAGGATGGCGTTGCCGATGCCATCTACCGGTATGCGTTCTGA
- the LOC122319078 gene encoding endoribonuclease YBEY, chloroplastic isoform X4, with protein MSLSLSLPNKTKANPSSRLKLTFLLPLRLLFMLSRLSSLLRNLHPPPLLSSRSPSMARVLSLPTPLPLSLAPKTITSIRVSAQSGFLINTNSLRVSPSLKSSLCDRGFNSLCREDGRGLAPLGRVWASQREYRKVRRRASRSKVKELELNVSICIEEDLPDDAEILSITEMLRLNVPMAMKLAFDGLKDSAYKTRDAAISDVGGFENVELSLLLCNDEFICKLNKEWRDEDHPTDVLSMSQHAPELKLPILMLGDIVISVETAARQAEERGHTLLDEIRILMVHGLLHLLGFDHEISEEAEAEMEKEEERLLKSLRWKGKGLIQSAYDAETNANSHNEYTDVGLLKDRKKEGSLRFYKPKFNYIFCDMDGTLLNSRSQISSANVKALKEAVSRGVKVVIATGKARSAVISILKMVDLSGKDGVVSEFSPGVFLQGLLVYGRQGREVFRRNLDPDVCREACLYSWENKIPLIAFTKDRCLTLFNHSLVDSVHTIYHEPKKNLTGRDHAIS; from the exons ATGTCATTGTCACTGTCACTGCCCAACAAGACCAAAGCAAACCCGAGCTCAAGGCTCAAGCTGACATTCCTCCTTCCTCTAAGGCTCCTCTTTATGCTTTCACGCCTCTCCTCTCTCCTCCGCAACCTCCACCCACCTCCGCTTCTCTCTTCGAGGTCTCCTTCAATGGCGCGTGTCCTCTCGCTCCCCACTCCGCTCCCTCTTAGCCTCGCTCCCAAGACCATTACGTCCATCCGTGTCTCCGCGCAGTCAGGCTTTCTTATCAATACGAATAGTCTGCGTGTCTCTCCGTCTCTGAAATCTTCGCTTTGCGATCGGGGGTTCAACTCTCTTTGCAGAGAAGATGGGAGGGGTTTGGCGCCGCTGGGAAGGGTTTGGGCCTCTCAGAGAGAGTATCGGAAGGTGAGGAGGCGGGCTTCGAGAAGCAAGGTGAAAGAGTTGGAGCTCAATGTCAGTATTTGCATCGAAGAAGATTTGCCAGACGATGCTGAAATTCTG AGTATCACAGAAATGCTTCGTTTAAACGTTCCAATGGCAATGAAATTAGCATTTGATGGCTTAAAAGATTCGGCATATAAAACAAGGGATGCTGCTATAAGTGATGTTGGTGGATTTGAAAACGTAGAGTTGTCTCTGCTTCTTTGCAATGATGAGTTTATTTGCAAACTCAACAAAGAATGGAGGGATGAGGATCATCCCACTGATGTTCTCTCCATGTCACAACATGCCCCTGAACTTAAGCTTCCAATT CTTATGTTAGGTGACATTGTAATTTCTGTTGAGACAGCTGCGAGACAAGCTGAGGAAAGAGGGCATACTCTTCTTGATGAGATACGCATCCTCATG GTGCATGGGCTGTTACATCTTTTGGGATTTGATCATGAGATCAGTGAAGAGGCTGAAGCAGAAATGGAAAAGGAAGAGGAACGCCTTTTGAAGAGTCTCAGGTGGAAGGGGAAAGGATTAATTCAGAGTGCATATGATGCTGAAACAAATGCAAACTCTCATAACGAATATACAGATG TCGGATTGTTAAAAGACAGGAAGAAAGAAGGCAGTCTTCGATTTTATAAACCAAAGTTCAACTATATCTTCTGTGATATGGATG GTACACTGCTAAACAGCAGAAGTCAAATTTCATCAGCAAATGTCAAGGCCCTAAAAGAGGCTGTGTCAAGGGGTGTAAAAGTGGTGATAGCCACTGGAAAA GCCCGTTCAGCTGTGATAAGCATTTTAAAAATGGTAGATTTATCTGGAAAAGATGGTGTTGTTTCAGAATTTTCTCCCGGGGTTTTCTTACAG GGATTGCTTGTTTATGGTCGACAAGGTCGTGAAGTTTTTAGAAGGAATTTAGATCCAGATGTCTGCAGGGAG GCTTGTCTTTACTCCTGGGAGAATAAAATTCCTCTCATTGCATTCACCAAAGATCGATGCTTAACCCTATTTAATCACTCACTCGTTGACTCAGTGCACACTATATATCATGAGCCAAAG AAAAACTTAACAGGCAGAGATCATGCCATCAGTTGA
- the LOC122319078 gene encoding endoribonuclease YBEY, chloroplastic isoform X1: MSLSLSLPNKTKANPSSRLKLTFLLPLRLLFMLSRLSSLLRNLHPPPLLSSRSPSMARVLSLPTPLPLSLAPKTITSIRVSAQSGFLINTNSLRVSPSLKSSLCDRGFNSLCREDGRGLAPLGRVWASQREYRKVRRRASRSKVKELELNVSICIEEDLPDDAEILSITEMLRLNVPMAMKLAFDGLKDSAYKTRDAAISDVGGFENVELSLLLCNDEFICKLNKEWRDEDHPTDVLSMSQHAPELKLPILMLGDIVISVETAARQAEERGHTLLDEIRILMVHGLLHLLGFDHEISEEAEAEMEKEEERLLKSLRWKGKGLIQSAYDAETNANSHNEYTDVGLLKDRKKEGSLRFYKPKFNYIFCDMDGTLLNSRSQISSANVKALKEAVSRGVKVVIATGKARSAVISILKMVDLSGKDGVVSEFSPGVFLQGLLVYGRQGREVFRRNLDPDVCREACLYSWENKIPLIAFTKDRCLTLFNHSLVDSVHTIYHEPKAEIMPSVEHLLAAADIQKMIFLDTPVGVATTLRPYWTEATRDRATVVQAVPDMLEIVPHGTSKGSGVKILLDHLGITAEEVMAIGDGENDVEMLELASLGVALSNGSEKTKAVANVIGDSNDEDGVADAIYRYAF, translated from the exons ATGTCATTGTCACTGTCACTGCCCAACAAGACCAAAGCAAACCCGAGCTCAAGGCTCAAGCTGACATTCCTCCTTCCTCTAAGGCTCCTCTTTATGCTTTCACGCCTCTCCTCTCTCCTCCGCAACCTCCACCCACCTCCGCTTCTCTCTTCGAGGTCTCCTTCAATGGCGCGTGTCCTCTCGCTCCCCACTCCGCTCCCTCTTAGCCTCGCTCCCAAGACCATTACGTCCATCCGTGTCTCCGCGCAGTCAGGCTTTCTTATCAATACGAATAGTCTGCGTGTCTCTCCGTCTCTGAAATCTTCGCTTTGCGATCGGGGGTTCAACTCTCTTTGCAGAGAAGATGGGAGGGGTTTGGCGCCGCTGGGAAGGGTTTGGGCCTCTCAGAGAGAGTATCGGAAGGTGAGGAGGCGGGCTTCGAGAAGCAAGGTGAAAGAGTTGGAGCTCAATGTCAGTATTTGCATCGAAGAAGATTTGCCAGACGATGCTGAAATTCTG AGTATCACAGAAATGCTTCGTTTAAACGTTCCAATGGCAATGAAATTAGCATTTGATGGCTTAAAAGATTCGGCATATAAAACAAGGGATGCTGCTATAAGTGATGTTGGTGGATTTGAAAACGTAGAGTTGTCTCTGCTTCTTTGCAATGATGAGTTTATTTGCAAACTCAACAAAGAATGGAGGGATGAGGATCATCCCACTGATGTTCTCTCCATGTCACAACATGCCCCTGAACTTAAGCTTCCAATT CTTATGTTAGGTGACATTGTAATTTCTGTTGAGACAGCTGCGAGACAAGCTGAGGAAAGAGGGCATACTCTTCTTGATGAGATACGCATCCTCATG GTGCATGGGCTGTTACATCTTTTGGGATTTGATCATGAGATCAGTGAAGAGGCTGAAGCAGAAATGGAAAAGGAAGAGGAACGCCTTTTGAAGAGTCTCAGGTGGAAGGGGAAAGGATTAATTCAGAGTGCATATGATGCTGAAACAAATGCAAACTCTCATAACGAATATACAGATG TCGGATTGTTAAAAGACAGGAAGAAAGAAGGCAGTCTTCGATTTTATAAACCAAAGTTCAACTATATCTTCTGTGATATGGATG GTACACTGCTAAACAGCAGAAGTCAAATTTCATCAGCAAATGTCAAGGCCCTAAAAGAGGCTGTGTCAAGGGGTGTAAAAGTGGTGATAGCCACTGGAAAA GCCCGTTCAGCTGTGATAAGCATTTTAAAAATGGTAGATTTATCTGGAAAAGATGGTGTTGTTTCAGAATTTTCTCCCGGGGTTTTCTTACAG GGATTGCTTGTTTATGGTCGACAAGGTCGTGAAGTTTTTAGAAGGAATTTAGATCCAGATGTCTGCAGGGAG GCTTGTCTTTACTCCTGGGAGAATAAAATTCCTCTCATTGCATTCACCAAAGATCGATGCTTAACCCTATTTAATCACTCACTCGTTGACTCAGTGCACACTATATATCATGAGCCAAAG GCAGAGATCATGCCATCAGTTGAGCATCTCCTCGCTGCAGCTGACATACAG AAAATGATCTTCTTAGACACTCCTGTGGGAGTGGCTACTACTTTACGGCCATACTGGACAGAAGCAACAAGAGATCGTGCCACTGTTGTTCAAGCTGTGCCAGACATGCTTGAAATTGTTCCACATGGAACTTCAAAAGGGAGTGGAGTAAAAATTCTGCTTGATCATTTGGGTATCACTGCAGAAGAG GTAATGGCTATTGGTGATGGAGAAAATGACGTTGAGATGCTTGAGCTGGCTTCTTTGGGCGTTGCTCTTAGTAATGGATCAGAGAAGACGAAAGCCGTGGCCAATGTAATTGGTGACAGCAACGATGAGGATGGCGTTGCCGATGCCATCTACCGGTATGCGTTCTGA
- the LOC122319081 gene encoding early nodulin-93-like yields the protein MGIPSEMRDIWAKKRQSLLIASPVEAEKILKARHCTNEGVRAGFKAASIACVVSAVPTLVAVRVIPWAKANLNYTAQALIISGASVAAYFITADKTILECARRNSQLEDALRHQR from the exons ATGGGAATCCCATCGGAAATGAGGGACATATGGGCGAAGAAAAGACAAAGCTTATTAATTGCTTCTCCTGTTGAAGCCGAGAAGATCCTCAAAGCCAGACACTGCACAAATG AAGGTGTTCGTGCTGGTTTCAAGGCAGCTTCCATTGCATGTGTTGTCAGCGCTGTGCCTACA TTGGTTGCAGTTCGTGTGATTCCTTGGGCAAAGGCAAACCTCAATTATACTGCTCAGGCACTCATTATATCTGGTG CATCAGTTGCAGCGTACTTCATCACTGCCGACAAAACAATATTAGAGTGTGCAAGAAGAAATTCCCAGCTTGAAGACGCCTTGAGACACCAGAGATGA